The following are encoded together in the Bacillus sp. NP157 genome:
- a CDS encoding biliverdin-producing heme oxygenase: protein MGDLAAASPAHALLREHTRDAHDAAEATPGMHRLLAGALDEGGYRRLLAAQGALFDAWERERADDIAAIAATWPYVSRATLVGADLSATPSDQPTAMSPPTAMSQPTAMSQPKAPLQPSTPATPSPAFWGELYVIEGSALGGRVIVRRLRELFPALPHAYYAVGEAAPGQWRRFQQVLDQALPDDDSQRLAILAAQRMFARFQCTLQDPDSHG from the coding sequence ATGGGCGACCTTGCCGCTGCGTCGCCCGCCCACGCCCTGCTCCGCGAACATACGCGCGACGCCCACGATGCCGCCGAGGCCACGCCCGGCATGCACCGGCTGCTGGCGGGAGCACTGGACGAAGGCGGGTACCGGCGGCTGCTGGCGGCGCAGGGCGCGCTGTTCGACGCATGGGAACGCGAGCGCGCCGACGACATCGCCGCCATCGCCGCGACCTGGCCCTACGTCTCCCGCGCCACCCTTGTAGGAGCGGACCTGTCCGCGACGCCCTCCGACCAGCCCACGGCAATGTCTCCGCCCACGGCAATGTCCCAGCCCACGGCAATGTCCCAGCCCAAGGCACCGCTCCAGCCCTCCACGCCTGCCACTCCCTCCCCCGCCTTCTGGGGCGAGCTCTACGTCATCGAAGGCTCCGCCCTCGGCGGCCGGGTCATCGTCCGCCGCCTGCGTGAACTGTTTCCCGCCCTGCCGCACGCGTATTACGCCGTGGGCGAAGCCGCGCCCGGGCAGTGGCGGCGCTTCCAGCAGGTGCTCGACCAGGCCCTGCCCGACGACGATTCGCAACGCCTTGCCATCCTCGCCGCGCAACGGATGTTCGCGCGCTTCCAATGCACGCTCCAGGACCCTGACTCGCATGGCTGA
- a CDS encoding GAF domain-containing protein codes for MADLPDLTACDREPIHIPGSVQPHGVLLVVDAATKKVLQVSENATDLLGLELGALLEAPLDDVLQLPPGLFDDDERPAHSPWVAVTFPFGHRAGTWHACVHAYDTRWMIEVEPREAYFEDDPIRVAYETAHKLENDATVERASQRLARTVRGLLGYDRVMIYRFDHDWHGEVVGEARNEELEAYLGLHYPATDIPVQARALYLRNRVRQISDCKYVPSRILPAYDPETGDATDLSDVSLRSVSPVHLEYLGYMGVTGTLVASIITSGRLWGLIACHHYSPFFADHRMREVADALARSFASRVSAIEELEKIEVESTLLTVREKLITAFNESDRIDADLLASLAPELLEVVDADGVAIFAGNRVMRHGNLPAAEDLLRLRDIVGTHDKPRSLEGIPGVEHTDELGARFPPLDDPAITSLAAGVIFMPLQADAHNAVVWTRAEQVRNVRWAGNPALAKLENIPGARLSPRQSFASWQETVRGRSRPWSRQHLDSARSLRVLIEMMERKHYQQSFALLRASLARLPEAVVITDAASDDWRACSVVFVNDAYAAATGRDTGSVAGSPLASLLADASVDLGSMLDPAAMAAHDVALLRADGSAMHGRVELEPVMDASGTITHWMCVHHAS; via the coding sequence ATGGCTGACCTGCCCGACCTCACTGCGTGTGACCGCGAGCCGATCCACATCCCGGGTTCGGTCCAGCCGCATGGCGTGCTGCTGGTCGTCGACGCCGCGACGAAGAAAGTGCTGCAGGTGAGCGAGAACGCCACCGACCTGCTGGGGCTGGAACTGGGCGCCCTGCTCGAAGCGCCGCTGGACGACGTGCTTCAGCTGCCGCCGGGCCTGTTCGACGACGACGAGCGCCCCGCGCATAGCCCGTGGGTCGCGGTCACGTTCCCGTTCGGCCATCGTGCCGGCACGTGGCATGCCTGCGTGCATGCGTACGACACGCGCTGGATGATCGAGGTCGAGCCGCGCGAAGCGTATTTCGAGGACGACCCGATCCGCGTCGCCTACGAGACCGCGCACAAGCTCGAGAACGATGCGACGGTGGAACGCGCGTCGCAGCGCCTTGCCCGCACGGTGCGTGGCCTGCTTGGCTACGACCGCGTGATGATCTATCGCTTCGACCACGACTGGCACGGCGAAGTGGTGGGCGAGGCACGCAACGAAGAACTCGAGGCCTACCTCGGCCTGCACTACCCCGCCACCGACATCCCCGTGCAGGCACGCGCGCTTTACCTGCGCAACCGCGTGCGCCAGATCAGCGACTGCAAGTACGTGCCCTCGCGCATCCTGCCCGCGTACGACCCGGAAACCGGCGACGCCACGGATCTTTCCGACGTATCCCTGCGCAGCGTGTCGCCGGTGCACCTGGAATACCTCGGCTACATGGGCGTCACCGGCACGCTGGTCGCTTCGATCATCACCAGCGGCCGCCTGTGGGGCCTGATCGCCTGCCACCACTACAGCCCGTTCTTCGCCGACCATCGCATGCGCGAAGTGGCCGACGCGCTGGCGCGCTCGTTCGCGTCGCGCGTCTCGGCGATCGAGGAACTGGAGAAGATCGAAGTCGAAAGCACCCTGCTGACCGTGCGCGAAAAGCTGATCACCGCGTTCAACGAAAGCGACCGCATCGACGCCGACCTGCTCGCCTCGCTGGCACCGGAATTGCTCGAAGTGGTCGACGCCGACGGCGTGGCGATCTTCGCCGGCAACCGGGTCATGCGCCACGGCAACCTGCCGGCTGCCGAGGACCTGCTGCGCCTGCGCGACATCGTCGGCACCCACGACAAGCCGCGTTCGCTCGAAGGCATTCCCGGCGTCGAGCACACCGATGAGCTGGGCGCGCGTTTCCCGCCGCTGGACGACCCGGCGATCACCAGCCTCGCGGCGGGCGTGATCTTCATGCCGCTGCAGGCCGACGCACACAACGCCGTGGTCTGGACGCGCGCCGAACAGGTGCGCAACGTGCGCTGGGCCGGCAATCCTGCGCTGGCCAAGCTCGAAAACATCCCGGGCGCCCGCCTGTCGCCGCGCCAGAGCTTCGCCTCCTGGCAGGAAACCGTGCGCGGCCGCTCGCGGCCCTGGTCGCGCCAGCACCTCGATTCCGCGCGCAGCCTGCGCGTGCTGATCGAGATGATGGAGCGCAAGCACTACCAGCAGAGCTTCGCCCTGTTGCGTGCCTCGCTCGCCCGCCTGCCCGAAGCGGTGGTGATCACCGACGCCGCCAGCGACGACTGGCGTGCCTGCTCAGTGGTTTTCGTCAACGACGCGTATGCCGCGGCGACCGGTCGCGACACCGGCAGCGTGGCCGGCTCGCCGCTGGCGAGCTTGCTCGCCGACGCCAGCGTCGACCTGGGCAGCATGCTGGACCCCGCCGCGATGGCCGCGCACGACGTGGCGCTGCTGCGCGCGGACGGCAGTGCGATGCATGGCCGGGTGGAACTGGAACCGGTGATGGACGCCTCGGGCACGATCACCCACTGGATGTGCGTCCACCACGCGTCCTAG